The following coding sequences are from one Bombus huntii isolate Logan2020A unplaced genomic scaffold, iyBomHunt1.1 ctg00000135.1, whole genome shotgun sequence window:
- the LOC126877227 gene encoding uncharacterized protein LOC126877227 — protein sequence MTSEDELISLRRRRGYCSGRFTYVSNRLDEYEQSERQQNSLLTNYEKQLTEAASQFEAIQLELEVLDEEEQARGFEIRNQYVPVDIKLQNLLRNAQAASPSTSINLPTCASSASLNPIAIKLPDLRLPTFDGSLEKWNTFYDTFSSKIEKNPSLTDIQKFHYLQSALQGEAADCLNALPLSNVNYSQAIAVLKESFECPRYTAFSHCMAIIDYPRITKESPTELRRLVHTFKQHIYALNKLGESYPDTSAMLNSLILSKIPLSIQKQWEMTLPNNEVPPYIHLLNFLERLARSSRPITTVKQTRESPEQTTPVRQRAP from the coding sequence ATGACAAGCGAAGATGAACTCATCTCCCTGCGTCGGAGACGAGGCTATTGTAGCGGCCGATTCACATACGTATCGAACCGACTGGACGAGTACGAGCAATCCGAGCGTCAGCAAAACTCCTTGTTAACGAACTACGAGAAACAACTGACCGAAGCTGCGAGTCAATTCGAAGCGATCCAACTCGAGTTAGAAGTATTAGACGAGGAGGAACAAGCGCGCGGCTTCGAAATAAGGAATCAGTACGTCCCGGTAGACATAAAGCTACAAAATCTTCTGAGGAACGCGCAAGCAGCATCGCCGTCGACATCCATAAACCTTCCAACCTGTGCATCATCCGCTAGTTTAAATCCGATAGCCATTAAATTACCAGATCTTCGGCTCCCTACTTTTGACGGAAGCTTAGAGAAATGGAACACGTTTTATGATACCTTTTCTTCCAAAATCGAAAAAAATCCTAGTCTCACGGATATACAGAAATTCCATTACCTGCAGTCCGCCCTGCAAGGAGAAGCAGCCGATTGTTTAAACGCGTTACCCCTTAGTAATGTAAACTACAGTCAGGCTATAGCCGTTCTCAAGGAGAGTTTCGAATGTCCACGATACACAGCTTTCAGTCATTGCATGGCAATAATTGATTATCCAAGGATAACCAAAGAATCTCCAACGGAATTAAGGCGCTTAGTCCACACATTTAAACAACACATATATGCATTGAACAAATTAGGAGAATCCTACCCCGATACCAGTGCTATGCTCAACAGCCTCATCCTCTCGAAAATACCACTAAGTATCCAAAAACAATGGGAAATGACGCTGCCCAATAACGAGGTGCCTCCGTACATTCATTTACTAAACTTCCTAGAGAGATTAGCACGAAGCTCCAGACCGATCACCACGGTCAAACAAACAAGAGAATCACCGGAACAAACTACTCCGGTCCGTCAACGCGCACCATGA